CGCGCCTCCGCCTCCATGCTGGAGCCGGTGCAGGTCGAGGCCTACGGACAGATGACCCCGATCAACCAGGTGGGCACGGTGAACGTGCCGGAGCCGCGGATGGTGACCATCAACGTCTGGGACAAGGCGATGGTGGGCAAGGTCGAGAAGGCGATCCGCGAGAGCGGCCTCGGCATCAACCCGCAGCTCAACGGCACCATCATCATGCTGCCGATCCC
Above is a window of bacterium DNA encoding:
- a CDS encoding ribosome recycling factor; this translates as MTDDFEIDTDDLQRRMDGAMNNLRTEFASLRTGRASASMLEPVQVEAYGQMTPINQVGTVNVPEPRMVTINVWDKAMVGKVEKAIRESGLGINPQLNGTIIMLPIP